The DNA segment AGGATTTTCTTTGCCATGCGGTGACCTCTTTCGGGGCGAATCGGTTGGGGCCTCCGGGAAAATCAGGGGGTTCACACTCACGGCCGGCACCCCGGGGTGTACCCGCTTTTTCCGGGCAGGGCGTTTAGTTCCGGGGGTGGCACTCGGCGCACATCACCGGACCGGCCAGCTGCTCCCGATGGCAGCCGCCACAGCGCAGGTGGTAGACGGCGATCAGTTCGATGGGTTTGGCGCCGGCGGCGGCCAGATGGCATTCCGAGCACTCCATGTCCTCGGAGGATTCGTCCTCCAGCACCTGGCCGTCCTCCACGACGTGATGACAGACATTGCAGGCGTCAATGCCGGCCTTTTCATTGTGGTCGTCATGCACGAAGGGGACCGGCGGCCGCATCCGGTTGCCGAAGGCGCTGTCCCGCACGGTGGTGACGTCTTCCTGGGAATATACGACCGATCCGGCGGCCAGCGCCAGGGCGGCCAACGCCAAGAGTGCAAAGGCCTTCAAAGCGCGGTTTTTCATCAGCTCCCCCCATCTTTTGGCTGCTTCGGCATACCACGGCGGCCCTATTCGGGTTTTTCCATGGTTTCGTAGATCAGGTCCCCGAGAAATTTAAGCTCCAACCCCAGTTGATTGACATGGATGATATCCTCCAACCCGCCGTGGCAGTTGTGGCAGGGGGCGATCACCGTCTTGACGCCCTTGGTCTTGACCCGAAAGAGCTGCTCGGCCTTGACGCGGTTGCCGGTAACGCGCTTGTTCTTGAACGGTGGACCGGTGTTGATCACCCCACCACCGGCACTGCAGCAGTAGTTGTGCTCCCGGTTGGGGTGCATTTCGACGACCTTCTCGCAGAGGGCGTCGGCCACGTAGCGCAGCATTTCGTGCAAACCCCGGCCACGGACCACGTTGCAGGGGTCGTGGATGGTGACCGGGGTCGGGTACTTCTTGGCGATCCGGATGCGCCCCGACTTGAGCAGTTCGTAATAGAACTCGATGGCGTGGACCACCGGGATCGGCGGCATCCGCCACCCCAGGGCGCGGTTGCCCATGTCGTAAACCGAGCGGAAGGCGTGGCCGCACTCGCCCATCACGATCCGCTTGACCTTAAGCCGCATGGCGGTTTCGAAATGGGCGCGCTTCAGGCGGGCCATCATCTCGTTGTCGCCGGAGTACATGCACATGTCGCTGTTGTCCCAGCCGGGGGTGGCCGGCATGGTCCAGTTCACCCCGGCCGTGTTCATGATCACCGCCGCCTGGTAGATCAGCTGGGCGCGGAATTTGGGCTCCGGGCCGATGACCGAGTAAAACACATCGGCCCCTTCCTTCTCCAGCGGAATCCGGAGCTTCGGAATCTCCTCCTGGGCCTCTTCCTCCTGCCACTGGAGGCTGTCGATCCATTCGTCTTCCTTGACCCACATCTGGTTCAGGGTGGCCGAGTGGCTGTGGGCGGTATCCTGGAGGTACTGCGGGGTGGTGCCCAGCAGGTGACAGATGCGCCGCATGACGAGCATCAGGTAGGCCACGTCGATCCCGAAGGGACAGTACATGGCACAGCGCCGGCACAGGTTGCACTCGGTGTGGGCGATCTCACAGGCTTTTTCGATGAAGGCCGGCGACACGCGCCCCTTGTGTTTGACGATTTCCCCGAGGGTCTGCTTCACCTTGGCGGCCGGCGCAAAGGCGGGGTCGTTGTCGTTGGAGAGGTAGAAATGACAGGCCTCGCTGCACAGGCCGCAGTGGACACAGGTCTCCAGATAGGCTTTCAGGCGCGCGCCGGTCTCGTTCTTGAGAAACTGCCGGATCACAACCTCGATGCGCTCGGGGGTCAGCTTGGCCGCCCCTTGTGCGATCCCCATGTCGTGAATTTTGGGTTTGTCTTGAGTTGCAGGCGCAACCATGTGCTATCCTCCCCCTCGGGTGGCGTGGTGATCGGTGACGACCCCGGGCCCGTACTGCGGCGGTTGGAAACGGCGGTGCCTACCAGTCCCGGGCGTGGCGCACGGCGCCGAATTCCGAGCCCATATACCCCCGCATGAAAGGAAAAAATATCATGTGACTGAGCTTGGTGAACGGGATCGCCATCAGCAGGATCTCACCGGAGAGGATGTGCACGATCCCCATCGTCCGGAAACCGATCCACTGGTGGTAGGTCCAGAAACCGGTGACGAAGGGCGCCGCCACCAGCGCCAGGATGACGAAATCCGACGCGCTGCTGAGATACTTGACATCCGGCAGCACCAGCCGGCGCACCAGGAAAAACAGGCATGCGGCGATGACCACCAGGGTGAGTACGTCCCCGGTAGCCTCCGAGATATACCACCAGCTGACGTTCCAGCTTTGCTTCCAAAGCACCACGTG comes from the Desulfobacteraceae bacterium genome and includes:
- a CDS encoding cytochrome c family protein; its protein translation is MKNRALKAFALLALAALALAAGSVVYSQEDVTTVRDSAFGNRMRPPVPFVHDDHNEKAGIDACNVCHHVVEDGQVLEDESSEDMECSECHLAAAGAKPIELIAVYHLRCGGCHREQLAGPVMCAECHPRN
- a CDS encoding (Fe-S)-binding protein; this encodes MVAPATQDKPKIHDMGIAQGAAKLTPERIEVVIRQFLKNETGARLKAYLETCVHCGLCSEACHFYLSNDNDPAFAPAAKVKQTLGEIVKHKGRVSPAFIEKACEIAHTECNLCRRCAMYCPFGIDVAYLMLVMRRICHLLGTTPQYLQDTAHSHSATLNQMWVKEDEWIDSLQWQEEEAQEEIPKLRIPLEKEGADVFYSVIGPEPKFRAQLIYQAAVIMNTAGVNWTMPATPGWDNSDMCMYSGDNEMMARLKRAHFETAMRLKVKRIVMGECGHAFRSVYDMGNRALGWRMPPIPVVHAIEFYYELLKSGRIRIAKKYPTPVTIHDPCNVVRGRGLHEMLRYVADALCEKVVEMHPNREHNYCCSAGGGVINTGPPFKNKRVTGNRVKAEQLFRVKTKGVKTVIAPCHNCHGGLEDIIHVNQLGLELKFLGDLIYETMEKPE
- a CDS encoding nitrate reductase; protein product: MHAVYNFVAGPLLWVTAAVFLGGVLYRLVSMALLARKKDLVVYSYMDLRYALRSIMHWLAPFGSLNSRRRPVFTIVTFTFHVCLFLVPIFLFAHVVLWKQSWNVSWWYISEATGDVLTLVVIAACLFFLVRRLVLPDVKYLSSASDFVILALVAAPFVTGFWTYHQWIGFRTMGIVHILSGEILLMAIPFTKLSHMIFFPFMRGYMGSEFGAVRHARDW